In Blautia sp. SC05B48, a single genomic region encodes these proteins:
- a CDS encoding substrate-binding domain-containing protein: protein MKRAAVASAALLAVATLLTGCQKEEVEKLVAPLVADVQETPEATEVEEEKSPLIPEIDDTLSIEEGARIAVVSKSKKGEFWNKVKEGMEAAVKDVNEAYGFKKDKQITMTFEGPDDEEDVESQINTLDAVIAENPSVVCLSAGDMDSCQAQLEAAKENGIPVVAFDSNVSDTKLVRAFRGTDNTQIGKYAAYKLGSAIGKMGNVAVFSAQEKTQSAQERVKGFLDNIANYTDIKVVETVYSDQVDDMKEAMKEVLDKYPALDGVFCTNAEVSEMFLEVNKDTGENKVAMVGVDATSKQQEAIQKGEELGVLSQNPYAMGYQTMWAAIQSTAPKKETKIDKKVLLDPVWIDAENIKSEDITNYLYN, encoded by the coding sequence ATGAAAAGAGCTGCAGTAGCGTCAGCAGCCTTGTTGGCTGTGGCAACCCTGCTGACAGGCTGTCAGAAAGAAGAAGTAGAAAAGCTTGTTGCACCGCTTGTAGCAGATGTCCAGGAAACCCCTGAAGCAACCGAAGTGGAAGAAGAAAAAAGCCCGCTGATCCCTGAGATCGATGACACTCTTTCTATTGAAGAAGGTGCCAGAATAGCTGTTGTCAGCAAAAGCAAAAAAGGTGAGTTCTGGAATAAAGTAAAAGAAGGAATGGAAGCTGCTGTCAAGGACGTAAATGAGGCGTACGGTTTCAAAAAAGACAAGCAGATCACGATGACCTTTGAGGGTCCGGATGATGAAGAGGACGTAGAAAGTCAGATCAATACTCTTGATGCAGTGATCGCTGAGAATCCATCTGTAGTGTGTCTTTCTGCCGGAGACATGGATTCCTGTCAGGCACAGCTGGAAGCAGCGAAAGAGAACGGAATCCCGGTGGTCGCATTTGATTCCAATGTCAGTGATACGAAGCTGGTCAGAGCTTTCCGTGGGACAGACAATACACAGATCGGCAAATATGCAGCATATAAGCTTGGCAGCGCCATTGGAAAAATGGGAAATGTGGCTGTTTTTTCTGCGCAGGAGAAAACACAGAGCGCTCAGGAACGTGTAAAGGGATTTCTGGATAATATTGCAAATTATACGGATATTAAAGTGGTGGAAACCGTATATTCTGACCAGGTTGATGATATGAAGGAAGCCATGAAGGAAGTTCTGGATAAATATCCGGCACTGGATGGTGTTTTCTGCACCAATGCCGAGGTTTCTGAAATGTTTCTGGAGGTAAATAAGGACACAGGAGAAAATAAAGTTGCTATGGTAGGCGTAGATGCAACCAGCAAACAGCAGGAAGCAATCCAGAAAGGGGAAGAACTGGGAGTGCTTTCCCAGAATCCTTATGCGATGGGATATCAGACCATGTGGGCGGCTATTCAGTCTACTGCACCGAAGAAGGAAACAAAGATTGATAAGAAGGTTTTACTTGATCCGGTATGGATCGATGCTGAGAATATCAAAAGCGAAGACATTACAAATTATCTGTATAATTAA
- a CDS encoding V-type ATP synthase subunit I has product MAVLQMQRISICAMKKNRKAILEELQSIGVLEIDAAELDPELKTMDTMNARLIFEKNASLCDQAIEILDEFSKEKQSMLASLAGKPLIGRKQEEEAIRDQEEILRTAREIQGYRKKLTENIAAAVKLEQQEAALAPWLKLDIPMNFGGTAKAAVLVGSIDGNITLDQVYSQLAADAPQLEAFDIREISNDAGKLSLVVVCLKSQAQELEEALRMQGFARPAQLVSEVPAQELENLKNEVVRIQEESEQIREQICALHGRKSSLQLLSDYFRIRAQKYEVLGQLRQSESTFFVTGYLPKKQVPAMEKRLTEKYDIVFEAEDAEGENVPVALQNGKFGAAGEGVLAAFGLPGKGEIDPSMIMTACYVFLFGLMLSDAAYGLIVFAVCLGVLLKFPRMESGMQKSIRLFMYCGLSTLFWGVMFGGYFGDFIDVFSKVYLHRPVTVKPVWFAPLNEPMRLLVFSMLFGLIHMFLGMGLKGYMLLRDRKYLDFFCDVVLWFLLLMGLILIFIPSSMFRSISQMDLNLSPAVIQVGKWMAIIGAVGILFMSGRDKKNPFLRLALGAYDLYNITGWVSDILSYSRLLALGLATGVIASVMNQMGSMLGDSILGWIVFILVFVIGHIFNLLINLLGAYVHTCRLQYVEFFGKFFEGGGKEFHPFRENTKYVDIKED; this is encoded by the coding sequence ATGGCAGTATTGCAGATGCAGCGAATCAGTATCTGCGCAATGAAAAAGAACCGTAAGGCCATATTGGAAGAACTGCAGTCAATTGGAGTATTGGAGATCGATGCAGCGGAGCTGGATCCGGAGCTTAAGACGATGGATACCATGAATGCCCGGCTGATCTTTGAGAAGAACGCATCCCTTTGTGATCAGGCAATCGAGATACTGGATGAATTTTCAAAGGAAAAGCAATCCATGCTGGCATCCCTGGCAGGGAAACCGCTGATCGGAAGGAAGCAGGAGGAAGAAGCTATCCGGGATCAGGAAGAGATCCTGAGAACAGCCAGAGAAATACAGGGATACCGGAAGAAGCTTACAGAGAACATTGCGGCGGCAGTTAAGCTGGAACAGCAGGAAGCAGCTCTTGCTCCATGGCTGAAGCTGGATATTCCGATGAACTTCGGAGGTACAGCGAAAGCAGCGGTACTTGTGGGAAGTATTGACGGAAATATAACTCTGGATCAGGTATACAGTCAGCTGGCAGCGGATGCACCACAGCTTGAAGCCTTTGATATCCGGGAAATCTCAAATGACGCCGGTAAGCTGAGCCTGGTGGTTGTCTGCCTGAAATCACAGGCGCAGGAACTGGAAGAAGCGCTTCGGATGCAGGGATTTGCAAGACCGGCACAGCTGGTGTCAGAGGTTCCGGCACAGGAACTGGAGAACCTTAAGAATGAAGTGGTACGCATTCAGGAAGAGTCCGAACAGATCCGGGAGCAGATATGCGCTCTTCACGGCAGGAAGAGCTCTCTTCAGCTTTTGTCCGATTATTTCCGAATCCGTGCACAGAAATATGAGGTATTAGGACAGCTCCGCCAGTCGGAGAGCACTTTTTTTGTGACAGGATATCTTCCGAAGAAACAGGTTCCTGCAATGGAGAAACGGCTTACGGAGAAGTACGATATTGTTTTTGAAGCAGAAGATGCTGAGGGAGAAAATGTTCCGGTTGCCCTTCAGAACGGTAAATTCGGAGCAGCAGGAGAGGGAGTTCTGGCAGCATTTGGTCTTCCCGGAAAGGGAGAGATCGATCCTTCCATGATCATGACAGCCTGCTATGTATTTCTTTTCGGACTGATGCTGTCAGACGCAGCATATGGACTGATCGTCTTTGCAGTCTGTCTGGGAGTACTTCTGAAGTTCCCCAGGATGGAGAGCGGAATGCAGAAATCCATCCGGCTTTTTATGTACTGTGGATTGTCCACTTTGTTCTGGGGCGTGATGTTTGGCGGATATTTCGGAGATTTTATCGATGTATTTTCGAAGGTATATCTGCACAGGCCGGTCACGGTGAAGCCGGTATGGTTTGCACCGTTAAATGAGCCAATGAGACTTCTGGTGTTCTCCATGCTGTTTGGTCTGATCCATATGTTTCTGGGAATGGGTCTTAAGGGCTACATGCTGTTACGTGACAGAAAATATCTCGACTTTTTCTGTGACGTAGTACTCTGGTTCCTGCTTCTTATGGGACTGATCCTGATCTTTATCCCAAGCAGCATGTTCCGTTCTATTTCTCAGATGGATCTGAACCTTTCGCCGGCAGTGATACAGGTCGGAAAATGGATGGCGATCATTGGTGCGGTGGGAATTCTCTTCATGTCAGGAAGAGATAAGAAGAATCCATTCCTGAGGCTGGCGCTTGGAGCCTATGATCTTTACAATATCACGGGATGGGTCAGTGATATCCTTTCCTATTCCAGACTTCTGGCCCTGGGACTTGCCACCGGAGTTATCGCATCGGTTATGAACCAGATGGGAAGTATGCTGGGAGACAGTATTCTGGGATGGATCGTATTTATCCTTGTATTTGTGATTGGTCATATCTTTAACCTTCTGATCAATCTTCTGGGTGCATACGTGCACACCTGCCGATTACAGTACGTAGAATTTTTCGGCAAATTCTTTGAGGGCGGAGGAAAAGAGTTCCACCCCTTCCGCGAAAATACAAAATATGTAGATATTAAGGAGGATTAA
- a CDS encoding V-type ATP synthase subunit K, producing MSGIVWALLGAAISVALAGIGSAIGVGTAGRAAAGVVTEDPDKFAKVLLLQLLPGTQGIYGLLVAFLALSKVGILGGGVADISLETGLMIFVACLPIAIAGLLSAIHQGKTSVASIGIVAKKPEQFGKAMLFPAMVETYAILALLISILAVSGIQV from the coding sequence ATGAGTGGTATCGTTTGGGCATTATTGGGAGCAGCAATTTCCGTAGCTCTTGCAGGTATAGGTTCCGCCATCGGTGTTGGTACAGCCGGCCGTGCAGCAGCAGGCGTTGTAACAGAAGACCCGGACAAATTTGCTAAGGTTCTGCTTCTTCAGCTTCTTCCCGGTACGCAGGGTATTTACGGACTTCTGGTAGCATTCCTTGCACTTTCCAAGGTTGGTATCTTGGGCGGCGGTGTTGCTGATATTTCCCTGGAAACCGGTCTTATGATCTTTGTGGCTTGTCTTCCGATCGCTATCGCAGGTCTTCTTTCTGCGATCCATCAGGGAAAAACTTCCGTAGCTTCCATCGGTATCGTAGCCAAGAAGCCGGAGCAGTTCGGTAAAGCCATGCTTTTCCCTGCAATGGTTGAGACATATGCGATTCTGGCTCTTCTGATTTCCATTCTTGCAGTCAGCGGAATTCAGGTTTGA
- a CDS encoding V-type ATP synthase subunit E has product MTGLEKMVSQILEEADASAAVTISDAEKKAAEILREAGEKADKIRQQREEQSRAKVKSYEERTASAADMKKRTAVLAAKQELIGNVIADACDRVKNLDEEKYFGILKNMAEKYLLPREGEICFSKKDLERMPAGFREEIKSLAQKKGGVLEISGETRNIDGGFILIYGGIEENCSIDAMFAEKRDELLDQVRKILFA; this is encoded by the coding sequence ATGACAGGATTAGAGAAGATGGTAAGCCAGATTCTTGAAGAGGCCGATGCTTCTGCAGCCGTTACGATCAGTGATGCGGAGAAAAAAGCCGCAGAGATCCTCAGGGAAGCCGGAGAAAAGGCAGATAAGATCCGGCAGCAGAGAGAAGAACAGTCCAGGGCAAAGGTAAAAAGCTATGAAGAGCGGACAGCTTCCGCTGCAGATATGAAGAAGCGTACCGCAGTTCTTGCAGCCAAGCAGGAGCTGATCGGAAATGTGATCGCAGATGCCTGTGACCGTGTGAAGAATCTGGATGAAGAAAAATATTTTGGGATCCTTAAGAATATGGCTGAGAAATATCTTCTTCCAAGAGAAGGAGAGATCTGTTTTTCAAAAAAGGATCTGGAACGTATGCCGGCAGGTTTCCGTGAGGAAATAAAGAGCCTGGCACAGAAAAAGGGTGGTGTGCTGGAAATTTCCGGTGAAACCCGAAACATAGACGGAGGTTTTATCCTGATATACGGCGGCATTGAGGAAAACTGTTCCATTGATGCCATGTTCGCAGAGAAGCGGGATGAGCTTCTGGATCAGGTAAGAAAGATTTTGTTTGCGTAA
- a CDS encoding V0D/AC39 family V-type ATPase subunit — protein MFGEDYAYAVARIRVLETGLLNQAAIEQLLACQDEQQCLQILTEKGWGNGDPAAGADAILSREREKIWEIMDSLVADRSVFSVLSYQDLFHNLKAAVKASILQGAAPNIFFSDCSIDGEDMVKFLKDKEYDRFPEDMREAAREAYETFLHTRDGQLADIIVDRAALDAIKKAGERSKEEIVRQYAESTVAVADIRIAVRACKTGKSSDFMKKAMAECDTLDKERLIHAAVSGMDQIMGYLAETKYGDGALALAESASAFERWCDNQIMETIRPQLYNSFSLGPLVAYVLARENEIKTVRIILTGKRSGLPEEFIRERAREMYV, from the coding sequence ATGTTTGGTGAAGATTATGCCTATGCGGTGGCGCGGATACGTGTTCTGGAGACCGGACTTCTGAATCAGGCGGCGATCGAGCAGCTTCTGGCATGTCAGGATGAGCAGCAGTGCCTTCAGATCCTTACAGAGAAGGGCTGGGGAAACGGTGATCCTGCAGCCGGTGCGGACGCCATTCTTTCCCGGGAGAGAGAAAAGATCTGGGAGATCATGGATTCGCTGGTAGCGGACCGATCTGTGTTTTCTGTTCTTTCTTATCAGGATCTTTTCCACAATCTGAAAGCGGCTGTGAAGGCAAGCATCCTGCAAGGGGCAGCGCCGAATATTTTTTTCAGCGACTGTTCCATTGACGGAGAGGATATGGTGAAATTCCTGAAGGATAAGGAATATGATCGTTTTCCTGAGGATATGCGGGAAGCGGCAAGAGAAGCCTATGAGACCTTTTTGCACACAAGAGACGGACAGCTTGCGGATATTATCGTAGACAGGGCAGCACTGGATGCCATAAAAAAAGCCGGAGAACGGTCAAAAGAAGAGATCGTCCGGCAGTATGCGGAATCCACGGTAGCGGTAGCAGATATCCGGATCGCAGTCCGTGCCTGCAAAACAGGAAAAAGTTCGGACTTTATGAAAAAAGCCATGGCAGAATGTGACACACTGGATAAGGAGAGACTGATCCACGCGGCAGTAAGCGGAATGGATCAGATCATGGGTTATCTGGCAGAAACGAAATATGGGGACGGAGCTCTGGCACTGGCGGAATCAGCTTCCGCTTTTGAGAGATGGTGTGATAACCAGATCATGGAGACCATCCGCCCTCAGCTGTACAATTCATTTTCACTGGGACCGCTGGTAGCTTATGTGCTTGCCCGTGAAAATGAGATCAAGACGGTGCGGATCATTCTCACCGGAAAGCGCAGCGGCCTTCCGGAAGAGTTTATCCGGGAAAGGGCAAGGGAAATGTATGTATAA
- a CDS encoding V-type ATP synthase subunit F gives MYKIAVLGDYNSIYGFAALGLDTFPVEDPAEGKEKLNRLAAGEYAVIYITEQLAAQLSAEISKYSEELMPAIIQIPGISGNTGAGIENVKKSVETAVGSDILFSNE, from the coding sequence ATGTATAAGATCGCAGTTTTAGGTGATTATAACAGCATTTACGGGTTTGCGGCTCTTGGCCTTGATACTTTTCCGGTGGAGGATCCCGCAGAAGGTAAAGAGAAGCTTAACCGTCTGGCGGCCGGTGAATATGCGGTTATTTATATTACGGAACAGCTGGCGGCCCAGCTTTCCGCAGAGATCAGTAAATACAGTGAGGAGCTGATGCCTGCGATCATTCAGATTCCCGGAATTTCCGGAAATACAGGTGCAGGTATCGAAAATGTAAAGAAATCCGTGGAGACGGCAGTTGGCTCCGATATTCTTTTCAGTAATGAGTGA
- a CDS encoding V-type ATP synthase subunit A gives MSRGTIKKVAGPLVIAKGMRDANMYDVVRVSSQRLIGEIIEMHEDEASIQVYEETSGLRPGEPVESMEVPLSVELGPGLITSIYDGIQRPLDDIMKVAGSNNLKRGVEVPALKRDKKWNFIPVAKVGDQLEGGDVLGTVQETIVVTQKIMVPPNMKGTLKEIKSGEFTVDETVAVLSTADGDKELTLMQHWPVRRGRPYKKKLPPAKPLVTGQRVIDTMFPIAKGGVAAVPGPFGSGKTVIQHQLAKWAEADIVVYIGCGERGNEMTDVLNEFPELKDPKTGQSLMERTVLIANTSDMPVAAREASIYTGITIAEYFRDMGYSVALMADSTSRWAEALREMSGRLEEMPGEEGYPAYLGSRLAQFYERAGHVICSGKDGREGALTAIGAVSPPGGDISEPVSQATLRIVKVFWGLDANLAYKRHFPAINWLTSYSLYLDSVGGWFDENVANDWMKLRQRMMTLLQEEAELEEIVKMVGMDALSPGDRLKMEAARSIREDFLHQNSFHEIDTYTSLEKQHNMMRLVLAFYDAGLDALKQGADINDIVKLPVREQIGRYKYTKEDQLAAEYEKVTRQLAAETAELLGKEGL, from the coding sequence ATGAGCAGAGGAACCATTAAGAAGGTGGCAGGACCGCTGGTAATTGCCAAGGGTATGCGGGATGCAAATATGTATGACGTGGTTCGTGTAAGCAGCCAGCGTCTGATCGGTGAGATCATTGAGATGCATGAAGATGAGGCTTCCATACAGGTATATGAGGAGACTTCAGGACTTCGTCCGGGAGAACCGGTAGAGTCCATGGAGGTGCCCCTTTCCGTGGAGCTTGGTCCTGGCCTTATTACAAGCATTTACGATGGAATACAGCGTCCGCTGGATGACATCATGAAGGTAGCAGGCAGCAACAACCTGAAACGAGGCGTTGAGGTTCCTGCCCTGAAGCGGGATAAAAAATGGAATTTCATTCCGGTTGCGAAGGTGGGAGATCAGCTGGAGGGCGGCGATGTTCTTGGAACCGTTCAGGAGACTATCGTTGTTACACAGAAGATCATGGTACCTCCCAATATGAAAGGTACTCTGAAGGAAATTAAATCCGGCGAGTTTACCGTGGATGAGACCGTTGCAGTTCTTTCCACAGCAGACGGCGATAAAGAGCTGACCCTGATGCAGCACTGGCCGGTACGACGTGGCCGTCCATATAAGAAGAAACTTCCGCCAGCCAAGCCTCTGGTAACAGGACAGCGTGTTATTGATACCATGTTCCCTATTGCCAAGGGTGGTGTGGCAGCAGTTCCCGGCCCGTTCGGAAGCGGCAAGACGGTTATCCAGCATCAGCTTGCAAAATGGGCTGAGGCAGATATCGTGGTCTATATCGGCTGCGGTGAGCGTGGAAATGAGATGACAGACGTTCTGAACGAGTTCCCGGAGCTGAAGGATCCGAAAACAGGACAGTCTCTGATGGAGCGTACGGTTCTGATCGCCAATACCTCAGATATGCCGGTTGCAGCTCGTGAGGCGTCGATCTATACAGGTATTACAATTGCGGAGTATTTCCGTGATATGGGATATTCCGTAGCATTGATGGCAGATTCTACTTCCAGATGGGCTGAGGCTCTCCGTGAGATGTCCGGACGACTGGAGGAGATGCCAGGCGAGGAAGGTTATCCTGCATATCTTGGTTCCCGTCTTGCACAGTTCTATGAGCGTGCCGGACATGTGATCTGCAGTGGAAAAGACGGAAGAGAGGGTGCCCTGACAGCGATCGGCGCCGTATCTCCTCCAGGTGGTGATATCTCCGAGCCGGTTTCCCAGGCGACACTTCGAATCGTAAAGGTATTCTGGGGACTGGACGCAAACCTTGCATACAAACGTCATTTCCCGGCGATCAACTGGCTGACCAGCTATTCTCTGTATCTGGACAGCGTTGGCGGATGGTTTGACGAAAATGTAGCGAATGACTGGATGAAGCTCCGTCAGAGAATGATGACCCTTCTTCAGGAAGAGGCAGAGCTGGAAGAAATCGTAAAGATGGTAGGTATGGATGCGCTTTCTCCGGGTGATCGACTGAAAATGGAAGCAGCCCGTTCCATCCGAGAGGATTTCCTCCACCAGAACTCTTTCCACGAGATCGATACCTACACATCTCTGGAAAAACAGCACAATATGATGCGTCTGGTACTTGCATTTTATGATGCGGGTCTGGATGCGCTGAAACAGGGCGCAGATATTAATGATATCGTAAAGCTTCCGGTACGTGAGCAGATCGGCCGTTATAAATATACAAAAGAAGATCAGCTGGCAGCAGAATATGAGAAAGTAACCCGCCAGCTTGCAGCAGAGACTGCGGAACTTCTGGGAAAGGAGGGCCTGTAA
- a CDS encoding V-type ATP synthase subunit B, which yields MPKEYRTIQEVAGPLMLVRGVEDVAFDELGEIELADGETRRCRVLEIDGSNALVQLFESSTGINLSNSKVRFLGRSMELGVSGDMLGRVFDGLGRPIDDGPEILPEERRDINGLPMNPAARSYPEEFIQTGVSAIDGLNTLVRGQKLPIFSASGLPHAQLAAQIARQAKVRGKDEQFAVVFAAMGITFEESNFFVESFKETGAIDRTVLFVNLANDPAVERIATPRMALTAAEYLAFEKDMHVLVILTDITNYADALREVSAARKEVPGRRGYPGYMYTDLASLYERAGRQKGKSGSITMVPILTMPEDDKTHPIPDLTGYITEGQIILSRELYRKGITPPIDVLPSLSRLKDKGIGEGKTRADHANTMNQLFAAYARGKEAKELMTILGEAALSDIDLIYAKFADAFEKEYVSQGYQANRDIEETLAIGWKLLSILPRSELKRIDDKFLDQYYGKV from the coding sequence ATGCCAAAAGAATATAGGACCATACAGGAAGTTGCCGGCCCTTTGATGCTGGTACGAGGCGTTGAAGATGTGGCATTTGACGAGCTGGGCGAGATTGAACTTGCCGATGGCGAAACAAGAAGATGCCGTGTTCTGGAGATTGATGGAAGCAATGCGCTGGTACAGCTCTTTGAGAGTTCCACAGGTATCAACCTTTCCAACAGTAAAGTACGTTTTCTGGGACGAAGCATGGAGCTTGGTGTATCCGGCGATATGCTGGGCCGTGTCTTTGACGGACTAGGCCGTCCCATTGATGACGGTCCGGAGATCCTTCCGGAAGAGAGAAGAGATATCAACGGCCTGCCGATGAATCCGGCAGCCAGAAGTTATCCGGAGGAGTTTATCCAGACGGGTGTATCTGCGATTGACGGACTGAACACCCTGGTACGTGGACAGAAACTTCCGATCTTCTCCGCATCCGGTCTTCCTCATGCACAGCTTGCGGCACAGATCGCGAGACAGGCGAAGGTTCGCGGAAAAGACGAGCAGTTCGCCGTTGTATTTGCTGCCATGGGTATCACTTTCGAGGAGTCAAACTTCTTCGTAGAGAGCTTTAAGGAAACCGGAGCTATAGACCGTACTGTTCTTTTTGTAAACCTGGCAAATGACCCGGCTGTTGAGCGTATCGCTACTCCGCGAATGGCACTGACAGCAGCAGAATATCTTGCCTTCGAAAAAGATATGCACGTACTGGTAATCCTTACAGATATCACAAACTATGCGGATGCTCTCCGTGAGGTTTCCGCAGCGCGTAAAGAGGTTCCGGGCCGTCGTGGATATCCCGGATACATGTATACAGACCTTGCTTCTCTCTACGAGCGTGCAGGCCGTCAGAAAGGAAAATCAGGAAGTATCACCATGGTTCCGATCCTGACTATGCCTGAGGATGATAAGACCCATCCGATCCCGGACCTTACCGGTTACATCACAGAGGGACAGATCATCCTGAGCCGTGAGCTTTACCGTAAGGGAATCACACCGCCCATCGATGTTCTTCCGTCTCTGTCACGACTGAAGGATAAGGGTATCGGTGAAGGCAAGACAAGAGCAGACCATGCAAACACCATGAACCAGCTGTTTGCCGCATATGCTCGTGGTAAAGAGGCCAAAGAGCTGATGACCATTCTTGGTGAGGCAGCTCTCTCTGACATTGACCTGATCTATGCAAAATTTGCGGATGCTTTCGAGAAGGAATATGTTTCCCAGGGCTATCAGGCTAACCGTGATATTGAGGAAACACTGGCCATCGGCTGGAAGCTGCTTTCCATTCTTCCGAGAAGCGAGCTGAAACGTATCGATGACAAATTCCTTGATCAGTATTACGGAAAAGTATAA
- a CDS encoding V-type ATP synthase subunit D, protein MASTQVNPTRMELTKQKKKLVTAVRGHKLLKDKRDELMRQFLDLVRENMELRKKVEAGIRSANTNFVIAKAGMSEETLNTALMAPKQEVYLETGKKNVMSVDIPVFEYKTRTPDANDIYSYGFAFTSSDLDGAVKSLADILPDMLRLAEVEKACQLMASEIEKTRRRVNALEHVIIPEAQANIKYITMKLDENERSTQIRLMKVKDMMLEEAHHYKEREAERGA, encoded by the coding sequence GTGGCATCAACACAGGTGAATCCTACCCGTATGGAGCTTACGAAGCAGAAAAAGAAGCTGGTGACTGCAGTACGTGGCCATAAGCTTCTGAAGGATAAGCGGGACGAGCTGATGAGACAGTTCCTGGATCTGGTACGGGAGAATATGGAGCTGCGAAAAAAAGTAGAAGCCGGTATCCGAAGCGCCAACACCAATTTTGTCATTGCAAAAGCAGGAATGTCGGAGGAGACGCTGAATACGGCATTGATGGCTCCCAAGCAGGAAGTTTATCTGGAAACCGGAAAAAAGAATGTCATGAGTGTGGATATTCCTGTTTTTGAATACAAAACAAGAACACCGGATGCCAACGATATTTATTCCTATGGCTTTGCTTTTACATCCAGTGATCTGGACGGAGCGGTAAAATCCCTGGCAGACATCCTGCCGGATATGCTTCGTCTGGCAGAAGTGGAAAAGGCCTGTCAGCTTATGGCTTCCGAGATCGAAAAAACAAGGCGTCGTGTAAATGCCCTGGAGCATGTCATCATACCGGAAGCACAGGCAAACATCAAATACATCACCATGAAGCTGGATGAGAACGAGAGAAGTACCCAGATCCGACTGATGAAGGTGAAAGATATGATGCTGGAGGAGGCACATCATTATAAGGAGCGGGAGGCAGAGCGCGGAGCGTAA
- a CDS encoding phosphatase PAP2 family protein, with amino-acid sequence MNILQSIQQLDGEILLLIQRYLRTDMLTPFMKSVTFLGNGGWFWILCAVVLLAVPKTRKTGYAAALSLIFGAIVTNLLLKNIVARPRPFAEIEALIPMITKPKDFSFPSGHTTASFAVALVMLRMLPKKFGIPAVVLAALVAFSRLYLGVHYPTDVLTGFVIALVGSMLSVWIVRTKPEDKQVH; translated from the coding sequence ATGAATATTTTACAGTCAATACAACAGCTGGACGGAGAAATCCTTCTCCTGATCCAGCGATATTTAAGAACGGATATGCTGACACCATTTATGAAATCTGTTACATTTCTGGGAAACGGAGGATGGTTCTGGATCCTCTGTGCAGTTGTTCTTCTTGCTGTTCCAAAGACAAGAAAAACAGGCTATGCGGCAGCCTTGTCCCTGATCTTCGGGGCGATCGTTACCAACCTGCTTCTCAAAAATATAGTGGCAAGACCAAGGCCTTTTGCGGAAATCGAAGCTCTCATCCCTATGATCACCAAACCGAAGGATTTCTCTTTTCCGTCAGGTCACACCACAGCATCCTTTGCCGTTGCTCTGGTAATGCTCCGGATGCTTCCGAAGAAATTCGGAATCCCGGCAGTAGTCCTGGCAGCACTGGTGGCATTTTCCAGACTGTATCTTGGTGTCCATTATCCGACAGATGTTCTGACCGGATTCGTGATCGCGCTGGTGGGAAGCATGTTGTCAGTATGGATCGTGCGAACGAAACCGGAAGACAAACAGGTACATTAG